A DNA window from Chlamydia felis Fe/C-56 contains the following coding sequences:
- a CDS encoding 50S ribosomal protein L23, whose translation MKDPYDVIKRHYVTEKAKTLEGLSLGSGEGKKKGSFCKHPKYTFIVACDATKPLIAQALESIYADKKVKVKSVNTICVKPQPARMFRGKRKGKTAGFKKAVVTFYEGHSIG comes from the coding sequence ATGAAAGATCCTTACGATGTAATCAAGCGGCATTATGTAACCGAGAAAGCTAAAACTCTAGAAGGTTTAAGTCTCGGAAGTGGCGAGGGCAAAAAGAAAGGCAGTTTCTGTAAGCATCCAAAATACACATTTATTGTGGCTTGTGATGCTACTAAGCCTTTAATTGCTCAAGCTTTGGAATCTATTTATGCGGATAAAAAAGTAAAAGTTAAAAGTGTAAACACGATATGTGTGAAGCCTCAGCCAGCCCGAATGTTTCGTGGAAAACGAAAAGGAAAGACTGCAGGATTTAAGAAGGCTGTTGTAACCTTCTACGAAGGCCATTCTATCGGGTAA